A window of Thunnus thynnus chromosome 17, fThuThy2.1, whole genome shotgun sequence contains these coding sequences:
- the LOC137168094 gene encoding mitochondrial adenyl nucleotide antiporter SLC25A23-like — protein sequence MGEDKERFCAQTRRGGNEENGESGRSLDPDREKRYAELFEQLDLNKDGRVDISELRTGLAARGLHQGEAEEIVLESDINHDGLLDFQEFSQYLRAHEKRLWLMFHNLDRNNDGRIDVGEIQHSLHKLGVEVTMEQASKILQSMDRDGTMTIDWSEWRDHFLFNPLHNMEEIVHHWKHSHMFDIGEHLTVPDEFSERERRSGLVWRQLVAGAMAGAVSRTGTAPLDRLKVFLQVHGSTSQGNNLWSGLRGMVKEGGVFSLWRGNGINVLKIAPESAIKFMAYEQIKWLIRGSKEGGSLRVQERFIAGSLAGATAQTIIYPMEVLKTRLTLRKTGQYSGMADCARQILKTEGVRAFYRGYLPNTLGIIPYAGIDLAVYETLKNAWLQRYCVDSADPGVLVLLGCGTISSTCGQLASYPLALIRTRMQAQAITEGKPKLTMVGQFKYIISHEGVPGLYRGITPNFLKVIPAVSISYVVYEHMKKVLGVGY from the exons ATGGGCGAAGACAAGGAGCGGTTCTGCGCCCAGACTCGCCGCGGAGGAAACGAGGAAAACGGAGAGAGCGGAAGGTCTCTGGACCCCGATAGAGAGAAAAGATATGCGGAGCTGTTCGAGCAGCTGGACCTGAATAAAGATGGCAGGGTGGACATCAGTGAACTGAGGACCGGGCTGGCAGCTCGTGGTTTACACcagggagaggcagaggag ATAGTCCTGGAGAGTGACATCAACCATGATGGTTTGCTGGACTTCCAGGAGTTCTCCCAGTACCTGCGTGCTCATGAGAAGAGACTGTGGCTCATGTTCCACAACCTTGACCGCAACAATGATG GTCGAATTGATGTGGGGGAGATCCAACACTCACTGCACAAGCTTGGAGTGGAGGTCACCATGGAGCAGGCCTCCAAAATACTGCAGAg TATGGACAGGGATGGTACTATGACCATTGACTGGAGTGAATGGCGAGATCACTTCCTGTTCAATCCTCTCCACAACATGGAGGAGATTGTCCACCACTGGAAACACTCCCAT ATGTTTGACATTGGGGAACATCTGACGGTGCCAGATGAGTTCTCAGAGCGAGAGCGGCGGTCAGGTCTGGTGTGGCGGCAGCTGGTTGCTGGAGCGATGGCAGGGGCAGTGTCCCGGACAGGGACCGCTCCTCTGGACCGCCTCAAAGTCTTCCTACAG GTACATGGCTCTACATCTCAGGGGAATAATCTGTGGTCAGGGCTGAGGGGGATGGTCAAGGAGGGAGGTGTCTTCTCACTCTGGAGGGGAAATGGCATCAATGTCCTCAAGATTGCCCCTGAATCTGCCATTAAGTTCATGGCCTATGAACAG ATCAAGTGGCTGATCCGAGGCAGTAAAGAGGGGGGCAGTTTAAGGGTACAAGAGAGGTTCATTGCTGGCTCACTGGCAGGAGCCACTGCCCAGACCATCATCTACCCCATGGAG GTGCTGAAGACTCGTCTTACATTAAGGAAGACAGGGCAATACTCAGGTATGGCTGATTGTGCCAGACAGATTCTGAAGACGGAGGGAGTCCGGGCTTTCTACAGGGGCTACCTGCCAAATACACTGGGCATAATCCCCTATGCTGGCATCGACTTGGCTGTGTATGag ACTCTGAAGAATGCCTGGCTCCAGAGGTACTGTGTAGATTCAGCAGATCCAGGTGTTTTGGTCCTGCTAGGCTGTGGTACCATCTCCAGCACCTGCGGCCAGCTGGCATCCTATCCCCTCGCTCTCATTCGGACGCGCATGCAGGCACAAG CCATCACTGAGGGTAAACCCAAGCTGACCATGGTGGGCCAGTTCAAATACATCATTTCCCATGAAGGCGTACCGGGCCTGTATCGTGGTATCACCCCCAACTTTCTCAAAGTCATTCCTGCTGTCAGCATCTCCTATGTGGTGTACGAGCACATGAAGAAAGTCCTTGGAGTGGGTTACTAG
- the gps1 gene encoding COP9 signalosome complex subunit 1 has protein sequence MPLPVQVFNFQGSVEPMQIDADPQEDQQNAPDTNYIVENPTLDLEQYATSYSGLMRIERLQFIAEHCPQLRVEALKMALTFVQRTFNVDTYEEIHRKLTEATREVQGVPDTVPEGGVVPPPLDSAWAESTRKKALLKLEKLDTDLKNYKGNSIKESIRRGHDDLGDHYLDCGDLSNALKCYSRARDYCTSAKHVINMCLNVIKVSVYLQNWSHVLSYVNKAESTPEIAEQRGERDSQNQAVLTKLKCAAGLAELASRKYKPAAKCFLQASFDHCDCPELLSPSNVAVYGGLCALATFDRQELQRNVISSSSFKLFLELEPQIRDIIFKFYESKYASCLKLLDEMKDNLLLDMYLAPHVKTLYSQIRNRALIQYFSPYVSADMTKMAQAFNTTVAALEDELTQLILEGLINARIDSHSKILYARDVDQRSTTFEKSLHMGKEFQRRAKAMILRAAVLRNQIHVKSPPREGSQGELTPANSQTRMSTNM, from the exons ATGCCTTTGCCTGTGCAAGTCTTTAACTTTCAG GGGTCTGTGGAGCCCATGCAGATTGATGCTGACCCACAGGAAGACCAGCAGAATGCTCCAGACACCAACTACATAGTGGAGAACCCAACACTG GACCTGGAGCAGTATGCGACCAGCTACAGTGGATTAATGCGTATCGAGAGACTTCAGTTCATTGCTGAGCATTGCCCTCAGCTCCGAGTGGAAGCCCTAAAGATGGCCCTCACCTTCGTCCAGAGGACCTTCAATGTTGACACTTATGAAGAGATCCACCGTAAACTCACAGAGGCTACACG GGAAGTGCAGGGTGTGCCAGACACAGTACCCGAAGGCGGGgttgttcctcctcctctggacTCAGCCTGGGCCGAGTCCACCAGGAAAAAGGCTCTGCTCAAACTGGAGAAACTGGACACTGATCTCAAGAACTACAAGGGAAACTCCATTAAAGAAAGCATCAG GAGAGGCCATGATGACTTGGGGGACCATTACCTGGACTGTGGTGACCTCAGTAACGCCCTCAAGTGCTACTCCCGAGCCAGAGACTACTGCACCAGTGCTAAACATGTCATCAACATGTGTCTGAATGTCATCAAG GTTAGTGTTTACCTCCAGAACTGGTCCCATGTACTGAGCTATGTCAACAAGGCAGAATCCACGCCAGAGATAGCAGAG CAAAGAGGAGAGCGAGATAGCCAAAATCAAGCAGTCCTCACCAAATTAAAGTGTGCTGCAG GCCTGGCAGAGTTGGCCTCTCGCAAATACAAACCAGCTGCCAAGTGCTTCCTGCAGGCCTCCTTTGACCACTGTGACTGTCCAGAG cttcTGTCACCCAGTAATGTAGCAGTGTACGGAGGCTTGTGTGCATTGGCCACATTTGACAGACAGGAGCTCCAACGCAACGTCATCTCCAGCAG CTCCTTTAAGTTATTTCTGGAGTTGGAACCTCAGATCCGTGACATCATCTTCAAGTTCTACGAGTCAAAGTACGCGTCTTGCCTCAAGCTTCTGGATGAAATGAAG GATAACCTCCTGTTGGACATGTACCTGGCCCCGCACGTCAAGACACTGTACAGCCAGATCAGGAACAGAGCCCTCATCCAG tatttCAGCCCCTACGTGTCAGCAGACATGACTAAGATGGCTCAGGCTTTCAACACCACAGTAGCAGCTCTGGAAGATGAGCTCACGCAGCTCATACTGGAGGGGCTCATCAACGCACGGATCGACTCCCACAGCAAG ATTCTGTATGCGAGGGACGTGGATCAGAGGAGCACCACGTTTGAGAAGTCGCTCCATATGGGCAAAGAGTTCCAGAGACGAGCCAAAGCTATGATCCTCCGAGCCGCTGTGCTGCGCAACCAGATTCAtgtcaag TCTCCACCCAGAGAGGGCAGCCAGGGTGAACTGACACCAGCCAACAGCCAGACCAGGATGAGCACCAACATGTGA